One genomic segment of Synchiropus splendidus isolate RoL2022-P1 chromosome 16, RoL_Sspl_1.0, whole genome shotgun sequence includes these proteins:
- the keap1a gene encoding kelch-like ECH-associated protein 1A codes for MQCSLRKRRPTRDSDFSAIVVPSMHGSGYLDYTVEGHASKSFKVMDEFRQQEKLCDLVLHVTYKDSTVDFKVHKVVLASCSPYFRAMFTSSFKECHASEVTLRDVCPQVVGRLIDFAYTSHITVGEKCVLHVLLAAMRYQMEDVAKACCDFLMKHLEPSNVIGIARFAEELGCKELHQQSREYINTHFSEVTKEEEFFSLTHCQLLELISQESLKVLCESEVYKACTDWVRWDMENRSQYLHALLNAVHIYALPPKFLKNQLQSCPILSKANSCKDFLSKIFQDMTLRKLPPAPLRGTQLIYVAGGYRQHSLATMEAYDPRSNAWIKLADMDSPCSGLGACALFGLLYTVGGRNLSLQNNTESSSLCCYNPMTNQWSQRASLNVPRNRVGVGVVDSCIYAVGGSQGSTHHNTVERWDPESNRWSYVCPMSVARLGAGVVACGGALYVVGGFDGQNRWSTAEKYQPDTNTWHQLASMSTVRSGLGLVALNSYLYAVGGYDGRSQLSSVECYNVARNTWEPRASMQYCRSAHGVAVHQGRIFVLGGFNQLGFLCSVESYHPDKNEWTCITDMPVGRSGMGIAVTMEPCPGSLPEEEEDFGTT; via the exons ATGCAGTGTTCATTGAGAAAGAGGCGACCTACGCGGGATTCAGATTTCTCAGCCATCGTGGTTCCATCCATGCATGGATCTGGGTACCTGGACTACACTGTAGAGGGTCACGCATCCAAGTCCTTCAAGGTCATGGACGAGTTCCGGCAGCAGGAAAAGCTGTGCGATCTGGTGCTTCACGTTACCTACAAGGACAGCACAGTGGACTTTAAG GTGCACAAGGTGGTGCTGGCCTCCTGCAGCCCCTACTTCAGAGCCATGTTTACCAGCAGTTTTAAGGAGTGTCACGCCTCTGAGGTCACGCTGCGTGATGTCTGCCCCCAGGTGGTGGGAAGACTCATTGACTTTGCCTACACATCACACATCACTGTGGGGGAGAAGTGTGTTTTGCATGTTCTCCTGGCGGCCATGAG GTACCAAATGGAGGATGTAGCCAAAGCTTGTTGTGACTTCCTCATGAAGCATCTGGAGCCCTCGAATGTGATCGGGATTGCTCGCTTTGCTGAGGAGCTCGGTTGCAAGGAGCTTCATCAGCAAAGCAGAGAGTATATCAACACACACTTCAGCGAG GTGACTAAAGAGGAGGAGTTCTTCAGTCTCACGCACTGTCAGCTGTTGGAGTTGATcagtcaggagagtctcaaGGTGCTCTGTGAGTCAGAG GTGTATAAAGCCTGCACAGACTGGGTTCGCTGGGACATGGAGAACCGCTCTCAGTATCTCCACGCTCTGCTCAATGCCGTCCACATCTACGCTCTACCACCCAAGTTTCTGAAGAACCAGCTTCAGTCGTGCCCTATCCTCAGCAAG GCCAACTCTTGTAAAGACTTCCTTTCAAAGATCTTTCAGGACATGACGCTCCGGAAGCTTCCTCCAGCACCACTCcgtggaacccaacttatctacGTGGCTGGCGG GTACCGACAGCATTCCTTGGCCACCATGGAGGCGTATGATCCTAGAAGTAACGCCTGGATCAAGTTGGCTGATATGGACTCTCCCTGCAGCGGTCTCGGGGCCTGTGCACTTTTCGGGCTACTCTACACT GTGGGAGGACGAAACCTGTCGTTACAAAACAACACTGAATCCAGCTCCCTCTGCTGCTACAACCCCATGACCAACCAGTGGAGCCAGCGAGCGTCTCTCAACGTGCCCAGGAACAGAGTCGGGGTTGGTGTGGTGGACAGTTGCATCTATGCTGTGGGAGGCTCCCAGGGCTCCACGCACCATAACACTGTAGAAAG GTGGGATCCGGAGTCAAACCGCTGGTCCTATGTTTGTCCAATGTCGGTGGCTCGCCTGGGAGCCGGTGTGGTGGCGTGTGGGGGGGCGCTGTACGTGGTGGGGGGGTTCGATGGCCAGAACCGCTGGAGCACTGCAGAGAAATACCAGCCAGACACGAACACATGGCACCAACTGGCCTCCATGAGCACCGTCCGCAGTGGACTGG ggttGGTGGCCCTCAACTCCTACCTGTACGCTGTCGGCGGCTACGATGGACGTAGTCAACTCAGTTCTGTTGAGTGTTATAACGTTGCCAGGAACACTTGGGAGCCCAGAGCCTCCATGCAGTACTGCCGCAGTGCACATGGTGTCGCTGTCCACCAGGGGCGCATCTTCGTTCTCG GTGGCTTCAACCAGCTGGGATTCCTATGCAGCGTCGAGTCCTACCATCCTGACAAAAACGAATGGACGTGCATCACTGACATGCCAGTGGGACGCAGTGGCATGGGCATCGCTGTTACCATGGAGCCGTGTCCAGGCAGCctgccagaggaagaggaggacttcGGAACAACATAG